A window of Chlorobiota bacterium contains these coding sequences:
- a CDS encoding 2,3-diphosphoglycerate-dependent phosphoglycerate mutase: MPTLILLRHGQSQWNLENRFTGWVDIDLSDAGREEARQAGEKLRGMTIDRVYTSRLMRAINTATIALEAAGMQSLQLTQDQALNERHYGDLQGLNKAETAAKYGDEQVHIWRRSFNIPPPGAEAESLELCMKRVMPYYQAHIVPDLLNGLNVLVVAHGNSLRSLIYTLDNHTNESILELNIPTGVPIAYQMEIEGDGTLAVVGKREL; this comes from the coding sequence ATGCCCACACTGATTTTACTGCGCCACGGCCAATCGCAATGGAACTTGGAGAATCGTTTCACCGGATGGGTGGATATTGACCTTAGCGATGCCGGGCGCGAGGAAGCACGCCAAGCCGGGGAGAAACTTCGCGGGATGACGATTGACCGGGTATATACCTCGCGGCTGATGCGGGCAATCAACACGGCCACCATCGCGCTGGAAGCCGCCGGAATGCAGAGCCTTCAGCTCACCCAGGACCAAGCCTTGAACGAACGCCACTACGGCGATTTACAAGGGCTGAACAAAGCGGAAACCGCCGCCAAATATGGCGATGAGCAAGTGCACATCTGGCGGCGCAGCTTCAACATCCCCCCCCCAGGCGCGGAAGCCGAGAGCTTGGAGCTTTGCATGAAACGGGTGATGCCCTACTACCAAGCCCACATCGTTCCCGACCTGCTGAATGGCCTGAACGTTCTTGTTGTTGCCCACGGGAACTCCCTCCGTTCGCTGATCTACACGCTGGACAACCACACGAACGAATCTATCCTGGAGCTGAACATCCCAACCGGAGTGCCGATTGCCTACCAGATGGAAATTGAGGGAGACGGAACCCTTGCGGTAGTGGGAAAACGGGAGTTGTAG
- a CDS encoding restriction endonuclease subunit S has protein sequence MRWGTLGEIGNFIRGSGIQKSDFTDSGSGCIHYGQIHTHYGTWAKEVISFINPEFAARLRKAQAGDLVIATTSEDDKAVAKAVAWLGDEAVAVSTDAYIFRHTINPKYVSYFFQTELFQSQKKPHITGTKVRRISGESLSKIRIPIPSLEVQEEIVTILDKFDALVNDLCIGLPAEIAARQKQYEYYRDRLLTFPGAG, from the coding sequence GTGAGGTGGGGGACGTTGGGGGAGATTGGCAACTTCATCCGCGGTTCTGGTATCCAAAAGTCGGACTTTACTGATTCCGGTTCAGGGTGTATTCACTACGGCCAAATTCACACGCACTATGGTACGTGGGCGAAGGAAGTGATATCGTTTATCAACCCAGAATTTGCCGCACGATTGCGAAAGGCTCAGGCTGGTGATCTCGTGATTGCGACGACAAGCGAGGACGACAAAGCTGTGGCCAAAGCGGTTGCTTGGCTGGGTGATGAGGCTGTGGCCGTGAGCACAGATGCGTACATTTTCCGGCACACAATCAACCCTAAGTATGTATCCTATTTTTTTCAAACAGAGCTTTTCCAGTCGCAAAAGAAGCCACACATCACTGGGACCAAAGTGCGTCGGATTTCTGGGGAGAGTTTGTCAAAGATCCGCATCCCGATTCCTTCTTTAGAAGTTCAAGAAGAGATCGTCACCATCCTGGACAAATTCGACGCGTTGGTGAATGACCTTTGCATCGGCTTGCCAGCAGAGATCGCCGCCCGCCAGAAGCAATACGAATACTACCGCGACCGGCTGTTGACATTTCCGGGGGCAGGGTGA
- a CDS encoding restriction endonuclease subunit S — MNYIEQMVAELCPRGVEFRELGEICQIQTGKLNANKAVPNGAYPFFTCSKDVSRIDSYRWDTEALLLAGNGYLGDVKHYCGKFDAYQRTYVLTGFSSEISPRFLYFILSNGFTEWAEKHQKEGSVPYIVLSVVQSFRIPLPPLPIQQEIVRVLDTFSQLVRELQANLQAELVARRKQYQYYRDQLLSFEGVRM; from the coding sequence ATGAACTACATCGAACAAATGGTCGCCGAGCTTTGCCCGCGGGGGGTGGAGTTTCGGGAGTTGGGGGAGATATGCCAAATTCAGACAGGAAAGCTGAATGCGAATAAGGCTGTACCGAATGGAGCATACCCATTTTTTACTTGCTCCAAGGATGTCTCAAGAATTGATAGCTACAGGTGGGATACAGAAGCACTTTTACTTGCTGGGAATGGTTATCTGGGAGATGTCAAACATTACTGTGGGAAATTTGATGCCTATCAACGAACGTATGTATTGACAGGTTTTAGTTCGGAAATTTCTCCAAGGTTCTTGTATTTCATACTCTCAAATGGTTTTACTGAGTGGGCAGAAAAACATCAAAAAGAAGGCTCAGTGCCATACATTGTTTTGTCTGTGGTTCAATCATTCCGCATCCCCCTCCCCCCGCTCCCCATCCAACAGGAAATCGTGCGGGTGTTGGATACGTTCAGCCAGCTTGTGCGTGAGCTTCAGGCGAACCTGCAGGCGGAGCTTGTGGCGCGGCGGAAGCAGTATCAGTATTACCGTGACCAGTTGCTCAGTTTTGAGGGCGTAAGGATGTGA
- a CDS encoding VWA domain-containing protein, which produces MNSNIKAEEFRRQNLQLAVVIDRSGSMEGESMESVKKALHKLVEQLTANDELAIIQFDDAPR; this is translated from the coding sequence ATGAACTCCAACATCAAGGCCGAGGAGTTCCGCCGCCAGAACTTGCAGCTGGCGGTGGTGATTGACCGAAGCGGCTCGATGGAGGGGGAAAGCATGGAATCGGTGAAGAAGGCATTGCACAAGCTGGTGGAACAGTTGACCGCCAACGACGAGCTTGCCATCATCCAATTCGACGATGCACCAAGGTGA
- a CDS encoding ankyrin repeat domain-containing protein: MGYAIDYGQLEIVRLLHAAGATLPAPDSLGITPVMMQAAQGNTTMLGLLIEFGANPNARANDGETALHKAVLQEQFEVVPMLLAQRADVNAASTAGETPLLYACYRANPDLVATLLAAGANANHSDNDGFTPLMFAAQTQCLECVKLLLAKKPNLKKKNVFDDTALSIATKNGATEIVALLKKAGAK; this comes from the coding sequence ATGGGGTACGCGATTGATTACGGCCAGTTGGAGATCGTCCGGCTGCTGCACGCGGCTGGCGCAACGCTCCCCGCCCCCGACTCGCTTGGCATCACCCCGGTGATGATGCAAGCCGCCCAGGGGAACACCACAATGCTGGGGCTGCTGATTGAATTTGGCGCAAACCCAAACGCACGCGCCAACGACGGCGAAACGGCCTTGCACAAAGCCGTGCTGCAGGAGCAGTTTGAAGTTGTTCCGATGCTTCTGGCACAACGGGCCGATGTCAACGCTGCCTCAACTGCCGGGGAAACGCCGCTCCTCTATGCCTGCTACCGCGCCAACCCCGACCTTGTGGCAACGCTCCTTGCTGCCGGGGCCAATGCCAACCATAGCGATAACGACGGGTTCACGCCCCTGATGTTCGCGGCGCAAACACAATGCTTGGAATGCGTGAAGCTGCTGCTGGCAAAGAAACCCAATCTGAAAAAGAAGAACGTGTTTGACGACACCGCCCTTTCCATCGCCACAAAAAATGGCGCAACGGAGATTGTGGCTCTGCTGAAAAAAGCGGGCGCGAAATAG
- a CDS encoding PQQ-binding-like beta-propeller repeat protein encodes MKLTFLLLAALLLAPCSVAVSQPFNMAQQQIAVERRANLFQGPPVRITDGSSMYMKLKSDRISPAPAIDSSALYVATDNGVIVAFADMAASVVGKADGAVNGAPAIHSGTLYAGSSDGTLYAFTLDSHQLAWKFKGGAAFTTTPLAVEGLVVAGCDDGFIYAIDPNGNSGTLKWKYQLAGKPTSPAWKDGVVYVGTDEPATYAIDATTGTLIWKTDGWGGQIVLGKWQVFAAGTTGLAMLNNLSGGRVWQFLETGPGSVHISASDGLVVASTSTGTVFGLDPEEGTKRWQMDGLQRLLSPAALCQDVGYLVDFNWNVVAFSLADGTKLWEQEAGFGYGGMGTPALLKGTLYVATPEKVVMISSAELGDAIAADTTNSAPIPDLQANDPNAPLFDAAKQGNLERVRQLLDSGTPVDTTNEFGETTLMAAGWTGNVEVVGLLLERGPSQQTGCPRCHPADARGVGGANVGGETSAEPGRAGERYRYLGANGHCPCGMGGKGRNGATAS; translated from the coding sequence ATGAAACTGACCTTCCTTCTTCTTGCTGCGCTGCTGCTGGCTCCATGCTCTGTTGCGGTTTCGCAGCCGTTCAACATGGCGCAGCAGCAGATTGCCGTTGAACGCCGTGCCAATCTGTTCCAGGGGCCGCCGGTGCGGATTACCGATGGCTCCTCGATGTACATGAAGCTGAAATCGGACCGCATTTCTCCCGCGCCCGCTATTGACAGCAGTGCCTTGTACGTGGCAACCGACAATGGAGTGATCGTGGCGTTTGCAGATATGGCCGCGAGCGTTGTTGGCAAGGCCGACGGCGCGGTGAACGGCGCGCCCGCCATTCATTCCGGAACCTTGTACGCCGGCAGCAGCGACGGCACGCTCTACGCCTTTACTCTGGATTCCCACCAGCTTGCATGGAAGTTCAAGGGGGGCGCGGCGTTCACCACAACGCCGCTTGCGGTGGAGGGGCTGGTTGTTGCCGGTTGCGATGATGGATTCATCTACGCCATTGATCCCAACGGAAACTCCGGAACCCTGAAATGGAAATATCAGCTTGCCGGAAAACCAACCTCACCAGCCTGGAAAGATGGTGTGGTCTATGTGGGGACCGACGAGCCCGCCACCTACGCCATTGATGCCACCACCGGCACGCTGATATGGAAAACCGATGGCTGGGGAGGGCAAATCGTGCTGGGGAAATGGCAGGTGTTTGCCGCCGGAACCACCGGCCTGGCAATGCTGAACAACCTGAGCGGCGGGCGCGTCTGGCAGTTCCTGGAAACTGGACCAGGGAGCGTCCACATCTCCGCAAGCGATGGCCTTGTGGTGGCCAGCACCAGCACCGGAACGGTGTTCGGGCTGGACCCGGAGGAAGGGACAAAGCGTTGGCAAATGGATGGCCTTCAAAGGCTTCTTTCCCCCGCCGCGCTTTGCCAGGATGTTGGCTATCTGGTGGACTTCAACTGGAACGTCGTGGCCTTCAGCTTGGCCGATGGAACAAAACTGTGGGAGCAGGAAGCCGGATTCGGATACGGTGGAATGGGAACGCCCGCATTGCTGAAAGGGACCTTGTACGTTGCCACCCCCGAAAAAGTGGTGATGATCTCTTCGGCAGAGCTTGGGGATGCGATTGCCGCCGACACCACCAACAGTGCCCCCATTCCCGACCTGCAAGCCAACGACCCCAATGCCCCCCTGTTCGATGCCGCCAAGCAGGGGAACCTTGAACGGGTCCGCCAGCTGTTGGATAGCGGAACGCCCGTTGACACCACCAACGAGTTCGGCGAAACCACGCTGATGGCTGCGGGCTGGACCGGAAATGTGGAGGTTGTTGGGCTGCTGCTGGAACGGGGTCCTAGTCAACAAACGGGATGTCCACGGTGTCACCCCGCTGATGCACGCGGCGTGGGAGGGGCAAACGTCGGTGGTGAAACTTCTGCTGAACCGGGGCGGGCGGGTGAACGATACCGATACCTCGGGGCGAACGGCCATTGCCCATGCGGCATGGGAGGGAAGGGACGCAACGGTGCAACTGCTTCTTGA